A stretch of Numenius arquata chromosome 11, bNumArq3.hap1.1, whole genome shotgun sequence DNA encodes these proteins:
- the SNX33 gene encoding sorting nexin-33 isoform X2 gives MALKARALYNFQSENKEEISIQENEELVIFSENSLDGWLQGQNSRGETGLFPASYVEILRSRSGSNYTDYSSSPAGSPGHDSSFYTTPSNPGISYQGSFEDDDDDDWDDWDDACTVVEEPRSTTGTNGHPSPSLQYPAAYSHHEHAGYHPKPALERQDSMSSSKRGSVVGRNLNRFSCFVRSGVEAFILGDVPLMSKIAEAYCIEMGSKGPQWRANPHPFICSVEDPTKQTKFKGIKSYISYKLTPSNINSPVYRRYKHFDWLYNRLLHKFTVISVPHLPEKQATGRFEEDFIEKRKRRLILWMDHMTSHPVLSQYEGFQHFLCCRDEKQWKLGKRRAEKDEMVGASFLLTIQIPTEHQDLQDVEDRVDAFKAFSKKMDDSVLQLTNVASELGLLSNFPDIIHLQKGAFAKVKESQRMSDEGRMDQEEADGIRKRCRVVGFALQAEMNHFHERRVADFKKMMQSYLRQQIVFYQRVSQQLEKTLRMYDNL, from the exons ATGGCGTTGAAAGCCAGAGCGCTTTACAACTTCCAGAGTGAAAACAAAGAGGAGATCAGCATCCAGGAGAATGAAGAGCTCGTCATCTTCAGCGAGAACTCCCTGGATGGGTGGTTACAGGGCCAAAACAGCCGTGGGGAGACCggcctcttccctgcctcctaCGTCGAAATCCTCCGCTCCCGGTCGGGCTCCAACTACACGGACTATTCCAGCAGCCCGGCCGGCTCCCCTGGCCATGACTCCTCCTTCTACACAACCCCCTCCAACCCCGGCATCTCCTACCAGGGCAGTTTTGaggacgatgatgatgatgactgGGATGACTGGGACGATGCTTGTACAGTGGTGGAGGAGCCCCGGAGCACGACGGGCACCAACGGGCACCCTTCACCCAGCCTCCAGTACCCGGCGGCGTACAGCCACCACGAGCACGCCGGTTACCATCCCAAGCCGGCGCTGGAGAGGCAGGACAGCATGAGCTCCTCCAAGAGGGGCAGCGTGGTGGGGAGGAACCTCAACCGCTTCTCCTGCTTCGTCCGCTCAGGGGTAGAAGCCTTCATCCTGGGCGATGTGCCCCTGATGTCCAAGATCGCTGAGGCATACTGCATCGAGATGGGCTCCAAAGGTCCCCAGTGGAGGGCCAACCCCCACCCCTTCATCTGCTCCGTGGAGGACCCAACCAAGCAAACCAAGTTCAAGGGCATCAAGAGCTACATCTCCTACAAACTGACCCCCAGCAACATCAACTCGCCCGTCTACCGGCGGTACAAGCACTTTGACTGGCTCTACAACCGCCTCCTGCACAAGTTCACGGTCATCTCGGTGCCCCACCTGCCCGAGAAGCAGGCCACCGGGCGCTTCGAGGAGGACTTCATCGAAAAGCGCAAGCGGCGGCTGATCCTCTGGATGGACCATATGACCAGCCATCCTGTCCTCTCCCAGTACGAGGGCTTTCAGCACTTCCTCTGCTGCCGTGATGAGAAGCAGTGGAAGCTGGGCAAACGCCGGGCGGAGAAGGACGAGATGGTGGGTGCCAGCTTCCTTCTCACCATCCAGATCCCCACAGAGCACCAGGACCTGCAGGATGTGGAGGACCGCGTGGATGCCTTCAAGGCCTTCAGCAAGAAGATGGACGACAGCGTCCTGCAGCTGACCAACGTGGCCTCGGAGCT AGGGCTCCTCTCCAACTTCCCAGACATCATCCACCTCCAGAAAG GCGCCTTCGCGAAGGTGAAGGAGAGCCAGCGGATGAGCGACGAGGGCCGGATGGACCAGGAGGAGGCGGATGGCATCCGCAAGCGCTGCCGCGTGGTGGGCTTTGCCCTGCAAGCCGAGATGAACCACTTCCACGAGCGGCGCGTGGCCGACTTCAAGAAGATGATGCAGTCCTACTTAAGGCAGCAGATCGTCTTCTACCAGCGCGTcagccagcagctggagaagacgTTACGCATGTACGACAACCTCTAA
- the SNX33 gene encoding sorting nexin-33 isoform X1, whose translation MALKARALYNFQSENKEEISIQENEELVIFSENSLDGWLQGQNSRGETGLFPASYVEILRSRSGSNYTDYSSSPAGSPGHDSSFYTTPSNPGISYQGSFEDDDDDDWDDWDDACTVVEEPRSTTGTNGHPSPSLQYPAAYSHHEHAGYHPKPALERQDSMSSSKRGSVVGRNLNRFSCFVRSGVEAFILGDVPLMSKIAEAYCIEMGSKGPQWRANPHPFICSVEDPTKQTKFKGIKSYISYKLTPSNINSPVYRRYKHFDWLYNRLLHKFTVISVPHLPEKQATGRFEEDFIEKRKRRLILWMDHMTSHPVLSQYEGFQHFLCCRDEKQWKLGKRRAEKDEMVGASFLLTIQIPTEHQDLQDVEDRVDAFKAFSKKMDDSVLQLTNVASELVRKHVGGFRKEFQKLGNAFQAISHSFHMDPPYSLDALNNAISHTGKTYETVGEMFAEQPKNDLFLMLDTLSLYQGLLSNFPDIIHLQKGAFAKVKESQRMSDEGRMDQEEADGIRKRCRVVGFALQAEMNHFHERRVADFKKMMQSYLRQQIVFYQRVSQQLEKTLRMYDNL comes from the exons ATGGCGTTGAAAGCCAGAGCGCTTTACAACTTCCAGAGTGAAAACAAAGAGGAGATCAGCATCCAGGAGAATGAAGAGCTCGTCATCTTCAGCGAGAACTCCCTGGATGGGTGGTTACAGGGCCAAAACAGCCGTGGGGAGACCggcctcttccctgcctcctaCGTCGAAATCCTCCGCTCCCGGTCGGGCTCCAACTACACGGACTATTCCAGCAGCCCGGCCGGCTCCCCTGGCCATGACTCCTCCTTCTACACAACCCCCTCCAACCCCGGCATCTCCTACCAGGGCAGTTTTGaggacgatgatgatgatgactgGGATGACTGGGACGATGCTTGTACAGTGGTGGAGGAGCCCCGGAGCACGACGGGCACCAACGGGCACCCTTCACCCAGCCTCCAGTACCCGGCGGCGTACAGCCACCACGAGCACGCCGGTTACCATCCCAAGCCGGCGCTGGAGAGGCAGGACAGCATGAGCTCCTCCAAGAGGGGCAGCGTGGTGGGGAGGAACCTCAACCGCTTCTCCTGCTTCGTCCGCTCAGGGGTAGAAGCCTTCATCCTGGGCGATGTGCCCCTGATGTCCAAGATCGCTGAGGCATACTGCATCGAGATGGGCTCCAAAGGTCCCCAGTGGAGGGCCAACCCCCACCCCTTCATCTGCTCCGTGGAGGACCCAACCAAGCAAACCAAGTTCAAGGGCATCAAGAGCTACATCTCCTACAAACTGACCCCCAGCAACATCAACTCGCCCGTCTACCGGCGGTACAAGCACTTTGACTGGCTCTACAACCGCCTCCTGCACAAGTTCACGGTCATCTCGGTGCCCCACCTGCCCGAGAAGCAGGCCACCGGGCGCTTCGAGGAGGACTTCATCGAAAAGCGCAAGCGGCGGCTGATCCTCTGGATGGACCATATGACCAGCCATCCTGTCCTCTCCCAGTACGAGGGCTTTCAGCACTTCCTCTGCTGCCGTGATGAGAAGCAGTGGAAGCTGGGCAAACGCCGGGCGGAGAAGGACGAGATGGTGGGTGCCAGCTTCCTTCTCACCATCCAGATCCCCACAGAGCACCAGGACCTGCAGGATGTGGAGGACCGCGTGGATGCCTTCAAGGCCTTCAGCAAGAAGATGGACGACAGCGTCCTGCAGCTGACCAACGTGGCCTCGGAGCTGGTGCGCAAGCATGTGGGGGGATTCCGGAAGGAATTCCAGAAGCTGGGCAATGCTTTCCAAGCCATCAGCCACTCCTTCCACATGGACCCCCCGTACAGCTTGGATGCCCTCAACAATGCCATCTCCCACACGGGCAAGACATACGAGACCGTGGGGGAGATGTTTGCCGAGCAGCCCAAGAATGACCTGTTCCTCATGCTGGACACTCTCTCTTTGTACCAAGGGCTCCTCTCCAACTTCCCAGACATCATCCACCTCCAGAAAG GCGCCTTCGCGAAGGTGAAGGAGAGCCAGCGGATGAGCGACGAGGGCCGGATGGACCAGGAGGAGGCGGATGGCATCCGCAAGCGCTGCCGCGTGGTGGGCTTTGCCCTGCAAGCCGAGATGAACCACTTCCACGAGCGGCGCGTGGCCGACTTCAAGAAGATGATGCAGTCCTACTTAAGGCAGCAGATCGTCTTCTACCAGCGCGTcagccagcagctggagaagacgTTACGCATGTACGACAACCTCTAA